In Spirochaetota bacterium, one DNA window encodes the following:
- a CDS encoding glycosyltransferase, translating into MKPHAAYIDHSYHKITGSTRFFIDLLSAAFRVDVYWDESWNGGPPADLAKIADGDYDVIVFFQTMYPPYLLDILNCANIIYIPMYDNARAMDDSFWLRFRDMVRFICFSSSLHERLSGLGLQSKYIQYFIQPHKGPGITDFTSLRGFFWQRQHDVTWKEVGRLIKKTRFSRFYLHGAVDPGFEFYSPSKKETRKYNISTSAWFQSKKDFTGVLRDCNVFFASRCYEGIGMSFIEAMTMGQCVVAPDSPTMNEYIANGETGLLYDIDNIKPIDLSNAAAMGSRAREYCAEGFLRWNRARDALLEFMYSFSKRGRSRAKGKNKGSDETAEGKRRALLYSTLQEQYTHSESVKKDNERLNEELKNVFSSYSFRLGTMVLAPVKAVIGLMKKII; encoded by the coding sequence ATGAAACCCCACGCAGCCTACATAGACCACTCATACCACAAGATCACCGGATCGACCCGCTTTTTCATCGATCTTCTCTCCGCCGCATTCAGGGTGGACGTGTACTGGGACGAATCGTGGAACGGCGGCCCTCCGGCGGACCTGGCAAAAATCGCCGATGGTGATTACGATGTCATAGTCTTCTTCCAGACCATGTATCCGCCCTACCTTCTTGATATTCTGAATTGCGCAAACATCATTTATATCCCCATGTATGACAATGCCCGCGCCATGGACGATTCCTTCTGGCTGCGGTTCAGGGACATGGTGCGCTTTATCTGTTTTTCGTCATCACTCCATGAAAGGCTCTCCGGCCTTGGACTGCAATCGAAATACATTCAATATTTTATACAGCCTCACAAGGGGCCCGGTATTACTGATTTCACCAGCCTGAGGGGTTTTTTCTGGCAGAGACAGCATGATGTCACATGGAAAGAGGTGGGCAGGCTCATTAAAAAGACCCGGTTCTCCAGGTTCTATCTCCATGGAGCTGTTGATCCCGGTTTTGAATTTTATTCTCCTTCAAAGAAGGAGACAAGGAAATATAATATCTCCACCTCCGCCTGGTTCCAGAGCAAAAAGGATTTTACTGGTGTTTTAAGGGATTGTAATGTGTTTTTCGCCTCGCGCTGCTATGAAGGCATCGGCATGTCCTTCATCGAGGCGATGACCATGGGTCAGTGCGTGGTAGCTCCCGACAGTCCGACCATGAACGAGTATATCGCCAATGGTGAAACCGGGTTGCTCTATGATATTGATAATATCAAGCCCATCGATTTAAGCAACGCCGCTGCAATGGGCAGCCGCGCCAGGGAATATTGCGCGGAAGGGTTCCTCAGGTGGAACAGGGCCAGGGATGCGCTGCTGGAATTCATGTATTCTTTTTCTAAAAGAGGGCGCTCAAGGGCGAAGGGAAAGAATAAGGGCTCCGATGAGACAGCTGAGGGGAAAAGAAGAGCATTGTTATATTCGACCTTGCAGGAGCAGTACACACACTCGGAATCCGTGAAAAAGGATAATGAAAGGCTCAATGAGGAATTGAAAAATGTTTTTTCCAGTTATTCCTTCCGCCTTGGGACCATGGTCCTGGCGCCGGTAAAAGCCGTGATCGGTCTTATGAAAAAAATAATTTGA
- a CDS encoding polysaccharide biosynthesis protein: protein MEPLYPISRRKILYIAFDALIITSAYALSFIIRFYPFYKENYYFLNGLVFLVLILSYLIPFYLFQVYRIMWAFSNIKDIYRLSIANIVGFICFLSFVAMLHIPYSRIIVVLTFFMIYGGTIFYRVLIRDYFYRFKEKVSPANLLEKIGAEKEKTDRNNTKILIIGAGEAGRSLLNEYTRRGMNRKVVGFLDDNSYKIGKILNGKTIYGPIDEVLTVIDEKEVNEIVIAIPSASSEVISRIMHYIGDEYSKIPIKVLPSLIEVVDKRPLLSSLRKVGITDLIGREEVSVNTDIIEHEFIDKIILVTGAGGSIGSEICRQLLKFKVKRIIMIGRGEYSIYNLVKSMSESCEFLDFCPDLVYRIVDVKDKRLMEKVFDEFNPDIVFHAAAHKHVPLMEFNEIEAIQNNVFGTNNVIELAHKYRVARFTLISTDKAVCPVNVMGATKRLAELVVLHCYKKYRMNVSIVRFGNVVGSRGSVIPLFQEQIEKGGPVTVTHPDVTRYFMSIPEASLLVINASAFSKGGEIFVLDMGKQYRIQEIAKKLIELYGLRVGVDINIVFTGLRPGEKLYEELSYTDESLRATPNNKINVMDGTINCTGKKTVESLLEGGTDHLFAMNKKEIRYMINDIISEYDHSASSCTDDGNDRLIS, encoded by the coding sequence ATGGAACCTTTATATCCAATCAGTCGTCGAAAAATTCTATATATCGCCTTTGATGCCCTGATTATAACAAGTGCATATGCTCTATCTTTTATTATTAGATTTTATCCTTTTTATAAAGAAAACTATTATTTTCTCAATGGCTTGGTTTTTTTAGTCCTGATTCTTTCATACTTAATTCCGTTTTATTTATTTCAGGTCTACAGAATAATGTGGGCCTTTTCAAATATTAAAGATATATACCGCCTTTCTATAGCCAATATAGTTGGCTTCATATGTTTTTTAAGTTTTGTCGCAATGTTGCATATTCCATATTCACGCATAATCGTTGTTCTTACTTTTTTTATGATATATGGAGGAACAATTTTTTACAGGGTATTGATAAGGGATTATTTTTACCGTTTTAAGGAGAAGGTGTCTCCAGCGAATTTACTGGAGAAGATAGGTGCAGAAAAAGAAAAAACTGATCGAAATAATACTAAAATACTTATAATTGGCGCGGGAGAAGCAGGACGGTCTTTGCTCAATGAATACACGCGCAGGGGGATGAATCGTAAGGTAGTCGGCTTTTTAGATGATAATTCATATAAAATCGGCAAGATACTCAATGGAAAAACCATATATGGACCAATAGATGAAGTTTTGACTGTGATTGATGAAAAAGAAGTGAATGAAATTGTTATTGCCATTCCTTCAGCCAGTTCAGAAGTTATCAGCCGAATAATGCATTATATTGGAGATGAATATTCGAAAATACCAATAAAAGTTTTGCCTTCTCTAATTGAGGTTGTTGATAAACGGCCTCTTTTATCTTCTCTACGAAAAGTTGGAATCACTGACCTTATTGGAAGGGAAGAAGTTTCAGTGAATACCGATATTATTGAGCATGAATTTATAGATAAAATAATTCTTGTTACTGGAGCAGGGGGTAGTATCGGTTCGGAAATATGCAGGCAACTTTTAAAATTCAAGGTTAAACGAATCATAATGATAGGCCGAGGGGAATATTCTATTTATAATCTTGTGAAAAGTATGTCCGAAAGTTGTGAATTTCTTGATTTTTGTCCGGATTTAGTATATAGAATAGTAGATGTTAAAGATAAACGGCTCATGGAAAAAGTATTCGATGAATTTAATCCAGATATTGTCTTTCATGCTGCGGCCCATAAACATGTTCCACTTATGGAGTTTAACGAAATTGAAGCCATTCAAAATAATGTATTTGGAACGAATAATGTTATTGAGTTGGCACATAAATACAGGGTGGCCCGATTCACCCTTATATCAACAGATAAAGCGGTGTGTCCTGTAAATGTTATGGGCGCGACTAAAAGACTCGCAGAACTTGTTGTTCTTCATTGTTATAAAAAATATAGAATGAATGTTTCAATTGTCCGATTTGGCAATGTAGTGGGAAGTCGTGGCTCGGTGATACCTTTGTTTCAAGAACAAATTGAAAAAGGCGGACCAGTAACTGTCACCCATCCGGATGTAACCAGGTATTTTATGTCTATCCCTGAGGCCTCACTTTTAGTCATTAATGCATCAGCCTTTTCGAAAGGAGGCGAAATCTTTGTCCTTGATATGGGTAAACAATATCGTATTCAGGAAATAGCAAAAAAACTTATTGAGTTATATGGATTAAGAGTCGGGGTAGATATTAATATCGTTTTCACCGGTCTTCGTCCTGGAGAAAAATTGTACGAGGAACTTTCATATACTGATGAGAGCCTTAGGGCTACCCCAAATAATAAGATAAATGTAATGGATGGCACAATAAATTGTACAGGTAAAAAAACAGTTGAAAGCCTTTTAGAAGGAGGCACTGACCATTTGTTTGCAATGAATAAGAAAGAAATTAGATATATGATCAATGATATTATTTCTGAATATGATCATTCAGCATCATCATGTACTGATGACGGAAATGATAGACTTATTTCATAA
- a CDS encoding sugar transferase: MKRVFDFFIALTGLLFLLPFTLIILFLIWIQDFSSPFYVAPRVGKNGKMFKMIKLRSMVKNADRTGVDSTSANDMRITRIGHFIRKFKLDELSQIWNVLLGDMSFVGPRPNVKKETDLYTDEEKKLITIRPGITDFSSIVFSDEGDILKDHPDPDIGYNQLIRPWKSRLGIIYVEHGNFFIDLKLVALTVVAVVSRERALKGINKMLISMDAPSEVIEVAKREKKLIPCPPPGSSKIVTSRDINF, translated from the coding sequence ATGAAACGAGTATTTGATTTTTTTATTGCTCTTACAGGATTGTTGTTTTTATTACCTTTTACACTCATTATACTATTTTTAATATGGATTCAGGATTTTTCATCACCTTTCTATGTTGCCCCGCGTGTAGGGAAAAATGGGAAAATGTTCAAAATGATTAAACTTCGCTCTATGGTTAAAAATGCTGACAGGACAGGTGTGGATTCAACATCTGCTAATGATATGAGGATAACCAGAATAGGCCATTTTATCCGGAAGTTCAAATTGGATGAACTAAGCCAGATCTGGAACGTTTTGCTTGGCGATATGAGTTTCGTCGGGCCAAGACCAAATGTAAAAAAGGAAACAGATTTATATACTGATGAAGAAAAAAAGCTTATAACTATCCGTCCTGGTATTACTGATTTTTCTTCGATAGTATTTTCGGATGAGGGTGATATATTAAAAGACCACCCAGATCCGGACATTGGGTATAATCAACTGATAAGGCCCTGGAAGAGCAGGCTTGGAATAATCTATGTTGAACATGGTAATTTTTTTATAGATCTGAAGCTTGTTGCATTGACAGTTGTTGCAGTTGTTTCACGGGAGCGAGCTTTAAAAGGTATCAATAAAATGCTGATTAGTATGGATGCTCCAAGTGAAGTAATTGAAGTTGCAAAAAGAGAAAAAAAACTGATCCCCTGTCCACCGCCGGGATCTTCAAAAATAGTTACCTCACGAGATATAAATTTTTAA
- a CDS encoding alpha-ketoacid dehydrogenase subunit beta has product MFSNKQRNLRYSLAINEAIKQSMEQDDSVFLIGQGVKSPWYVGQTCSNLLEMFGERRVIDTPVSENAITGAAIGASIAGMKAIVVHPRLDFMLYAFDPIINEAANWHYMFGGQSSVPVVIWGIINRGGEQGAQHSQALQSIFAHIPGLKVVMPATPYDAKGLMVSAIQDPNPVVFIDDRWLYNIEGDVPEELYEVPIGKAQLLSEGDDITIITSSFLVKEALEAVAELKKSRIFADLIDLRTIKPLDKKTILSSIKKTGKVLIVDGSWKSFGISGEIAAIIAEEAFPYLKQRISRLALPDFPAPSSRTLEKKYYIYKDNIINTVKDFLNETSI; this is encoded by the coding sequence ATGTTTTCAAATAAACAAAGAAATCTAAGGTATTCATTGGCAATTAATGAAGCCATCAAGCAGTCAATGGAACAGGATGATTCCGTGTTTCTGATCGGACAGGGAGTGAAAAGTCCATGGTACGTCGGACAAACTTGTTCCAATCTGCTGGAAATGTTCGGTGAGCGGAGGGTTATTGACACTCCTGTTTCTGAAAATGCTATTACCGGCGCTGCTATTGGCGCTTCCATTGCGGGTATGAAAGCAATTGTTGTACATCCCAGGCTTGATTTTATGCTTTACGCCTTTGATCCGATTATCAATGAAGCGGCTAACTGGCATTATATGTTCGGGGGTCAATCTTCAGTACCCGTTGTCATTTGGGGTATAATTAATCGTGGAGGAGAGCAGGGTGCACAGCATTCCCAGGCCTTGCAATCAATATTCGCCCATATCCCCGGGTTAAAAGTTGTCATGCCTGCAACGCCCTATGATGCAAAGGGTTTGATGGTTTCTGCTATACAGGACCCCAATCCCGTAGTCTTCATTGATGATCGGTGGTTATATAATATTGAAGGAGATGTTCCTGAAGAGTTATATGAAGTTCCAATTGGAAAGGCTCAATTGCTTTCCGAAGGGGATGACATAACAATCATTACATCATCTTTCCTTGTAAAAGAAGCCCTTGAAGCCGTAGCTGAATTGAAAAAAAGCAGAATATTTGCAGATTTAATAGATTTGAGAACTATAAAGCCGCTTGATAAAAAAACAATTCTTTCATCAATTAAAAAAACTGGAAAGGTTTTAATAGTTGATGGGTCTTGGAAAAGTTTTGGTATTAGTGGAGAAATTGCGGCAATAATCGCGGAAGAGGCCTTCCCATATTTGAAACAGCGCATATCACGGTTGGCCCTGCCCGATTTTCCCGCTCCTTCTAGTAGGACTTTAGAAAAAAAATACTATATTTATAAAGATAATATAATTAATACAGTGAAGGATTTTCTGAATGAAACGAGTATTTGA
- a CDS encoding thiamine pyrophosphate-dependent dehydrogenase E1 component subunit alpha, translating to MDYTKDFLVSLYQKLLEIRYVEDSFINPIIDKEILCPVHLYTGEEAIAVGVIANLNDKDKVFGTHRSHGHFLAKGGSLKKLVAEVYCRSTGASKGRGGSMHLIDTKKGFLGAVPIVGGTISLALGAALASHIKNDGTVAVAFFGDGAAGEGVLYESINFASVHKLPLIFICENNLYSTHMPIREIRNSNTIYETAASFNIRAEIEDGNDVLNVYEISNKAINQCREGNGPVFLEFSTYRYRGHVGPDDNIQGTHTDIRPESEIDEWKKRDPINVFENYLKKNGVVDIDELQLINNLVMKLVDEAHAEAKSSPWPAQEELSEHVFK from the coding sequence ATGGATTATACAAAAGATTTTCTGGTTTCTCTATACCAGAAATTGCTGGAGATTCGATATGTTGAAGATAGCTTTATCAATCCGATTATAGATAAAGAGATCTTATGTCCGGTGCATCTATATACCGGAGAGGAAGCCATTGCGGTCGGTGTGATCGCGAATCTGAATGATAAAGATAAAGTATTTGGAACCCACAGATCCCACGGCCATTTTTTAGCAAAAGGCGGATCCCTGAAAAAGCTTGTGGCAGAAGTATACTGCCGCTCAACAGGTGCGTCAAAGGGACGTGGCGGTTCAATGCATTTAATTGATACAAAAAAGGGCTTTTTGGGGGCGGTGCCTATTGTCGGGGGTACCATATCACTCGCTCTGGGTGCAGCTCTGGCCTCTCATATTAAAAATGATGGGACTGTTGCTGTCGCCTTTTTTGGGGATGGGGCGGCTGGAGAAGGAGTACTTTACGAAAGCATTAATTTTGCCTCCGTGCATAAGCTTCCATTGATTTTCATCTGTGAAAATAATTTATATTCTACACACATGCCTATACGGGAAATCAGGAATAGCAATACGATTTATGAAACGGCGGCCTCTTTTAACATCAGAGCTGAGATTGAAGATGGAAATGATGTATTAAATGTTTATGAAATAAGCAATAAGGCGATCAACCAATGCAGGGAAGGAAACGGTCCCGTTTTTCTTGAATTCTCCACATACAGATATCGAGGACATGTAGGGCCTGATGACAATATCCAGGGTACCCATACCGATATACGCCCGGAATCCGAGATTGATGAATGGAAAAAAAGAGATCCAATAAATGTCTTTGAGAATTACTTGAAGAAAAATGGAGTTGTGGATATAGATGAGCTTCAATTAATAAATAATTTAGTTATGAAACTCGTCGATGAAGCTCATGCAGAAGCAAAATCAAGTCCATGGCCAGCACAAGAGGAATTATCAGAACATGTTTTCAAATAA
- a CDS encoding DegT/DnrJ/EryC1/StrS family aminotransferase, giving the protein MQRTVPFFNYPFVYNQYKQDIDASIDKVLQRGAFILQQELIDFEKAIEKYVNIKHAIGVANGTESMFIALLAAGIKPGDEVILASHTYIATAASVHFSGGVPVLVECGKDHLIDPQSIKKAITSKTKFIMPTQLNGRVADMDAIQSIADENNLIIIEDAAQALGAKYKDKYAGTFGLAGSISLYPAKVLGAFGDGGLLFTNDDDMYYKMKCMRDHGRNDDGMVMMWGVNSRLDNLNAAVLLVKLKYFQKDIERRREIASIYDKRLKDNEHLLLPPAPDSDKNHYDIYQNYEIEADRRDELRIFLKERGIGSIIQWGGTPVHKFKNLGLPEKALPFTEKMFERCFLLPMNTSLINDDVHYICDTVIDFYKK; this is encoded by the coding sequence ATCCAGCGCACGGTCCCCTTTTTTAATTATCCGTTTGTATATAATCAATATAAACAAGATATCGATGCCTCAATTGACAAAGTCCTTCAAAGAGGGGCCTTTATCCTGCAGCAGGAGTTGATTGACTTTGAAAAGGCTATTGAAAAATATGTAAATATCAAGCACGCGATTGGCGTCGCCAACGGCACTGAATCCATGTTCATCGCCTTACTGGCAGCCGGCATTAAACCAGGAGATGAAGTTATTCTTGCGTCGCATACATATATAGCCACAGCTGCTTCAGTCCATTTTTCAGGTGGAGTTCCTGTGTTGGTTGAATGTGGGAAAGATCATTTAATCGATCCCCAATCAATAAAAAAAGCAATAACATCAAAAACGAAATTTATCATGCCCACTCAATTAAACGGAAGGGTGGCTGATATGGATGCCATTCAATCAATTGCAGATGAAAATAATCTAATTATTATAGAAGATGCTGCGCAGGCACTGGGAGCGAAATATAAAGACAAATATGCCGGTACTTTTGGACTGGCCGGATCGATCAGCCTGTATCCGGCGAAAGTTCTCGGCGCTTTTGGGGATGGCGGTTTGCTTTTTACCAATGATGATGATATGTATTATAAAATGAAGTGTATGCGCGACCATGGAAGAAACGATGATGGGATGGTCATGATGTGGGGGGTTAATTCAAGATTAGATAATTTAAACGCAGCAGTGCTTTTAGTAAAACTCAAATATTTCCAAAAAGATATTGAAAGAAGAAGAGAGATTGCGTCGATTTATGACAAACGTTTGAAGGATAATGAGCACTTGTTATTGCCGCCGGCACCTGACTCGGATAAAAATCATTATGATATATATCAGAATTATGAGATCGAAGCCGATAGAAGAGACGAATTGAGAATATTTTTAAAAGAGCGGGGGATAGGTTCAATTATTCAATGGGGTGGCACTCCCGTTCATAAATTTAAGAACTTGGGACTGCCAGAAAAGGCCTTGCCATTTACAGAAAAAATGTTTGAGCGGTGCTTCTTGCTGCCTATGAACACTTCGCTTATAAATGATGATGTTCATTATATATGCGATACAGTTATTGATTTTTATAAAAAATAA